A stretch of Lepidochelys kempii isolate rLepKem1 chromosome 14, rLepKem1.hap2, whole genome shotgun sequence DNA encodes these proteins:
- the GALR2 gene encoding galanin receptor type 2 — MNSSLAQLNASGGEAGWQPESVLIPLAYSLIFLLGTVGNSLVLAVLLRNGQVNNTTNLFILNLGVADLCFIVCCVPFQATIYTLEGWVFGPFLCKAVHFFIYLTMYASSFTLATVSLDRYLAIRYPLHSRELRTPRNALTAICLIWGLSIIFSGPYLSYYQEFQMANLTVCHPIWKISQRKIMDICTFIFSYVIPVLILSLTYMRTIRYLWTSVDPIEDMSESKKAKRKVTRMIIIVAVLFCLCWLPHHLIILCVWFGYFPFNHATYVLRILSHLISYSNSCVNPIVYALVSKHFRKGFKKIFNCLLHKKVANKVHVVQVTNTVSTLEADLTEVTHINELPPARSFTSCQIPDQPWGETEQLGRQQKVANSFITFNVT; from the exons ATGAACAGCTCGCTGGCCCAGCTCAACGCGTCCGGCGGCGAGGCCGGCTGGCAGCCCGAGTCCGTGCTCATCCCGCTGGCGTACTCGCTCATCTTCCTGCTGGGCACGGTGGGCAACTCGCTGGTGCTGGCCGTGCTGCTGCGGAACGGGCAGGTGAATAACACCACCAACCTCTTCATCCTCAACCTGGGCGTGGCCGACCTGTGCTTCATCGTGTGCTGCGTGCCCTTCCAAGCCACCATCTACACCCTGGAGGGCTGGGTCTTCGGGCCCTTCCTGTGCAAAGCCGTGCACTTCTTCATCTACCTGACCATGTACGCCAGCAGCTTCACCCTGGCCACCGTCTCCCTGGACAG GTATTTGGCCATTAGATACCCTTTGCATTCTAGAGAACTCAGAACCCCTCGGAATGCGCTCACAGCCATTTGCCTCATCTGGGGTCTTTCCATTATTTTCTCCGGCCCGTATCTCAGTTACTACCAGGAGTTCCAGATGGCCAACCTGACCGTCTGCCATCCCATCTGGAAGATCTCCCAACGCAAGATCATGGACATCTGCACCTTCATCTTCAGCTATGTCATCCCAGTGCTGATCCTTAGCCTCACCTACATGAGGACTATCCGTTACCTCTGGACATCCGTGGACCCCATTGAAGATATGTCCGAATCCAAGAAGGCCAAGCGCAAGGTCACCAGGATGATCATCATTGTAGCGGTCCTGTTCTGTCTCTGCTGGTTGCCCCATCACCTGATCATCCTGTGCGTCTGGTTCGGCTATTTTCCTTTCAACCACGCCACCTACGTGCTCAGGATCCTCTCGCACCTGATCTCGTACTCCAACTCCTGCGTCAACCCCATCGTTTATGCCCTGGTCTCCAAGCATTTCCGCAAGGGCTTCAAGAAGATCTTCAACTGTCTCTTGCACAAGAAGGTGGCCAATAAGGTACATGTGGTACAGGTAACCAACACTGTCAGCACCCTGGAGGCGGATCTGACTGAAGTGACACATATCAACGAGCTCCCACCTGCCAGGTCCTTCACCAGCTGTCAGATCCCAGACCAGCCATGGGGGGAGACGGAGCAGCTAGGGCGCCAGCAGAAAGTAGCCAACTCCTTCATCACCTTCAATGTCACCTAG